In the Nocardia asteroides genome, GCTGCCCGCGCTCGCGGTGCCGCCACCCTGGTTGGCCGGGTGGGTCGCGCGCACCGACCCGACCGCGCTGCCGGACGATCTGGCGCTCTCGGTGCGCCGCTACCTCACCAGGCTGCCCGACCTCACCCCCGCCGCGGCGCACGAACTCGGGGTCGCGCTGGTGCGCGCGGTCTGCGCGGCGCTCGGCGTCCCCGCGCCGGGGGAGCTTCCGCCGGTGCAGATCCTCGGCGCCGTCGTCGCCGAGCGGCAGCGCAGGGCCCTGCCCGGTCTGCGCGGGCCGGTGCTGGTTCCGGGGGCGGGCAACGGTTTCGGGCCCGCGGTGCCCCAGCCCCTCGCCGCACCGGGCGTGGCGACCGGCGGGCCGTCGCCGTGGAGTGCGCACGCACCGCTGCCGGATAGTTCGGCCGCCGGGAGCCCGCAGGACGGGAACGGCTTTCTTCCGCCGCCGGTGGGCTGAGCCCTACAGCGTCCCGGACCGCTTGAGTTCCAGGTACTCGTCGGCGAGCGCCTCCGGAAGGCGCTCCGGCCCGGCCGCGACGACGGCATAACCACCGCGCCGCAGCGCCTCGGCGACGACGGCGCGCTCCGCCAGCACCTGCTCGGCGGCGGCCGCCGTGTACGGATCGGCGCCGCGCCCGGCGACCGCGGCGGCGATCTCCGGATCGGTCACCGAGACCAGCAGCACCCGGTGCCTGCGGGCGAGCACCGGGAGCACCGGGAGCAGGTTCTCCCGGACGGCGGCGCCGTCCAGCGCGGTGAACAGCACCATCAGGCTGCGCCGCCTGCTGCGCCGGATGGCCGCGCGCACCAGCCCGGCGCAGTCGGTCTCCACCAGCGCCGGGGTGATTCCCGCGGTGGCGTGCAGCAACCGCTGCTGCAGCTTGTTCCCGGTGACCCCGCGCACCTCGGCGCGCACCTCGCGGTCGAAGGCGAGCAGGTCGACGGTGTCGCCCGCCGCCGCGGCCAGCCCGCCGAGCAGCAGCGCCGCCTCGATGGCGGCGTCCAGCCGCGTCCCGTCGCCGACCCGCCCCGCGGCCTGCCGCCCGGTGTCCATGAGCAGCACCACGTGCCGGTTGCGCTCCGGCCGCCAGGTGCGGACGAGCACGTCGGTGGCGCGGGCGGTGGCGCGCCAGTCGATGGCGCGCACGTCGTCGCCTGCCACGTACTCCCGGAAGGAGTCGAACTCGGTCCCCTGACCGC is a window encoding:
- a CDS encoding DUF58 domain-containing protein, with the translated sequence MVVTGRTAAAAAVLGLLVALVFPSWVGVAGATAALAFAVLVDVLGLPRRDELTLRRAPITTVRLGREASVELVVTNTGGRAARGTLWDDWPDSARAAGREHPLDLPAGTTTRLHTTLTPTYRGDRTAGPVTVRLRGPLGLAGRQFRYEAAARVRALPAFRAEKLLRSAVKRLQHLEGRNVANMRGQGTEFDSFREYVAGDDVRAIDWRATARATDVLVRTWRPERNRHVVLLMDTGRQAAGRVGDGTRLDAAIEAALLLGGLAAAAGDTVDLLAFDREVRAEVRGVTGNKLQQRLLHATAGITPALVETDCAGLVRAAIRRSRRRSLMVLFTALDGAAVRENLLPVLPVLARRHRVLLVSVTDPEIAAAVAGRGADPYTAAAAEQVLAERAVVAEALRRGGYAVVAAGPERLPEALADEYLELKRSGTL